A region from the Candidatus Tenderia electrophaga genome encodes:
- a CDS encoding transcriptional regulator (indirectly regulates nitrogen metabolism; at high nitrogen levels P-II prevents the phosphorylation of NR-I, the transcriptional activator of the glutamine synthetase gene (glnA); at low nitrogen levels P-II is uridylylated to form PII-UMP and interacts with an adenylyltransferase (GlnE) that activates GlnA), translating to MKLVTAIIKPFKLDDVREALSDIGVQGITVTEVKGFGRQKGHTELYRGAEYVVDFLPKVKIDVAIAEDLLDQVIEAIGKAANTGKIGDGKIFVSSLEQVVRIRTGESGTEAL from the coding sequence ATGAAACTGGTGACAGCAATTATTAAACCGTTCAAGTTGGACGACGTCCGCGAAGCGCTCTCAGATATCGGTGTCCAGGGGATTACCGTAACTGAGGTGAAGGGGTTCGGCCGCCAGAAAGGCCATACCGAACTGTATCGCGGCGCCGAGTATGTGGTGGATTTTCTTCCCAAGGTGAAGATCGATGTGGCGATTGCAGAGGACCTGCTCGATCAAGTGATCGAGGCCATTGGCAAGGCGGCGAACACCGGCAAGATCGGCGACGGCAAGATCTTCGTCTCCAGCCTGGAGCAGGTAGTTCGAATTCGTACCGGTGAATCCGGCACAGAAGCCCTTTAA
- a CDS encoding ATP-dependent protease (among the AAA+ ATPases, the YifB protease family belongs to the Helix 2 insert clade; unknown function) — MSLAVVYSRAGAGIDAPLVTVEVHLANGLPSLNIVGLPEAAVKESKDRVRGALLTSQFDFPARRITINLAPADLPKEGGRFDLPIALGILAASGQIPKDRLSDYEFVGELALSGELRAIRGVLPVAAHCGRAGRALLLPADNGAEATLAGDTIILATDHLLKVCAHLNGNEVLAPLPRVDVPAQPTQHADISDVRGQHHAKRALEIAAAGGHSLLMMGPPGTGKTMLASRLPGLLPTMTEQEALETAAIQSISQGGFDPANWRQRPFRAPHHTASGVALVGGGGNPRPGEISLAHNGVMFLDELPEYDRRVLEVLREPLESGKVTISRAARQAEFPARFQLIAAMNPCPCGYLGDAGGRCRCTADQVQRYRARISGPILDRIDMHIEVPPLPREMLYSDRAGDSEDSATVRRRVEQARALQQQRAGKANHRLGSREIDQYCRLSADNRGLLEQATERLGLSARASHRILRVARSIADLDGSEAIGTAHLSEAISYRRLDRDRH, encoded by the coding sequence ATGTCGCTTGCCGTTGTCTACAGCCGTGCCGGTGCCGGCATCGATGCGCCATTAGTGACGGTGGAAGTGCATCTGGCCAACGGCCTGCCCAGTCTGAACATCGTCGGCCTGCCCGAGGCGGCGGTGAAGGAGAGCAAGGACCGGGTGCGCGGCGCCCTGCTCACCAGCCAGTTCGACTTCCCCGCCCGCCGCATCACCATCAACCTGGCGCCCGCCGACCTGCCCAAGGAGGGCGGCCGTTTCGATCTGCCCATCGCCTTGGGCATCCTGGCGGCTTCCGGCCAGATCCCCAAGGACAGACTCAGCGATTACGAATTCGTCGGTGAACTGGCGCTGAGCGGCGAACTGCGCGCCATTCGCGGCGTGTTGCCGGTGGCGGCCCATTGCGGCCGCGCCGGACGGGCGCTGCTGCTGCCCGCGGACAACGGCGCCGAGGCCACCCTGGCGGGCGACACCATTATCCTGGCCACCGATCATCTGCTGAAGGTCTGCGCCCATCTCAACGGCAACGAGGTGTTGGCGCCGCTGCCACGCGTCGACGTGCCCGCCCAGCCGACGCAGCATGCCGACATCAGCGATGTGCGCGGTCAGCACCACGCCAAGCGTGCCTTGGAGATCGCCGCTGCCGGCGGCCACTCCCTGCTCATGATGGGACCGCCCGGCACCGGCAAGACCATGCTCGCCAGCCGCCTGCCCGGCCTCCTGCCCACCATGACCGAGCAGGAGGCCTTGGAGACGGCCGCCATCCAGTCCATCAGCCAGGGCGGCTTCGACCCCGCCAACTGGAGACAGCGCCCCTTCCGTGCCCCGCACCATACCGCCTCGGGCGTGGCCCTGGTGGGCGGCGGCGGCAACCCGCGCCCGGGGGAGATCTCCCTGGCCCACAACGGGGTGATGTTTCTGGATGAATTGCCCGAGTACGACCGGCGCGTGCTGGAAGTGCTGCGCGAGCCGCTGGAATCGGGCAAGGTGACCATCTCCAGAGCGGCACGACAGGCCGAGTTCCCGGCCCGGTTTCAGCTCATCGCCGCCATGAACCCCTGCCCCTGCGGCTATCTGGGCGATGCCGGCGGTCGTTGCCGCTGCACTGCCGATCAGGTGCAGCGTTATCGCGCCCGCATCTCGGGTCCGATCCTGGACCGCATCGACATGCACATCGAGGTGCCGCCCCTGCCCAGGGAGATGCTCTACAGCGACCGCGCCGGAGACAGCGAGGACAGCGCCACGGTGCGCAGGCGGGTGGAACAGGCCCGCGCGCTTCAACAGCAACGTGCCGGCAAGGCCAATCACCGCCTCGGCAGCCGCGAAATCGATCAGTATTGCCGGCTAAGTGCCGACAATCGGGGTCTATTGGAACAGGCCACGGAACGCCTGGGCTTGTCGGCGCGAGCCAGCCATCGCATCCTGCGGGTGGCGCGCAGCATTGCCGATCTGGACGGGAGTGAGGCCATTGGCACGGCCCATTTAAGCGAGGCGATCTCCTACCGCCGCCTGGATCGCGACAGGCATTAA